Proteins from a single region of Shinella zoogloeoides:
- a CDS encoding flagellar biosynthetic protein FliO encodes MFPEILGENGPKFVVAAAVVLLGLLCLALVLWIVRGRPSSPFIRGGRNRTPRLAVLDAAAIDTRRRLVLVRRDDVEHLVMIGGPTDIVIESRIVTASAEPAEKPVQKVERAEPAPVIHETAAKIAETPVAARPAAVAAERRPAAAPEGVSAMGKVLYSGDDEAAARAVSARPAVSQPVATVQQVQAQPTTERRVEDLLEQNRQRVLAQQPAVTATAQATAGQVVQRPVAGVAEIRPTASAADNPALVSEFEKILEAEMASNAAAAGAVRTAVQPTANPTQTAAMAGHGQQVAKSREETEAEMARLLGEIAASRKG; translated from the coding sequence CGGCCCGAAATTCGTCGTTGCCGCGGCGGTGGTGCTGCTCGGCCTTCTCTGCCTCGCGCTGGTGCTGTGGATCGTTCGCGGCCGGCCCTCCTCGCCCTTCATTCGCGGCGGACGCAACCGCACCCCGCGCCTTGCCGTGCTGGACGCCGCCGCCATCGACACGCGCCGCCGCCTCGTTCTGGTGCGCCGCGACGATGTGGAACACCTCGTCATGATCGGCGGGCCGACCGATATCGTCATCGAATCGCGCATCGTCACGGCTTCCGCCGAACCGGCCGAAAAGCCGGTGCAGAAAGTCGAGCGCGCCGAGCCCGCACCCGTCATCCACGAGACGGCCGCCAAAATTGCCGAAACGCCCGTCGCCGCGCGCCCCGCTGCGGTTGCGGCGGAACGCCGTCCCGCTGCCGCGCCGGAAGGTGTGTCGGCCATGGGCAAGGTGCTCTATTCGGGCGATGACGAAGCGGCCGCCCGCGCCGTGTCGGCCCGCCCGGCGGTCTCCCAGCCGGTCGCCACCGTACAGCAGGTACAGGCGCAGCCGACGACGGAGCGACGCGTGGAGGACCTTCTGGAGCAGAACCGCCAGCGCGTTCTGGCCCAGCAGCCCGCCGTAACCGCAACCGCGCAGGCAACCGCCGGACAGGTCGTCCAGCGGCCCGTGGCCGGCGTCGCCGAGATACGCCCCACGGCCTCGGCCGCCGACAATCCGGCGCTGGTCAGCGAATTCGAAAAGATTCTCGAGGCCGAAATGGCAAGCAACGCCGCGGCGGCAGGCGCGGTGCGCACCGCCGTCCAGCCGACCGCCAACCCCACGCAGACCGCCGCGATGGCCGGGCACGGCCAGCAGGTGGCCAAGAGCCGCGAGGAGACCGAGGCGGAAATGGCCCGCCTGCTCGGCGAGATCGCGGCGAGCCGCAAAGGCTGA
- the dksA gene encoding RNA polymerase-binding protein DksA, giving the protein MSEKIDLSNFVLDEGEEFMNVNQRAYFRAKLNAWKNDILREARETLDHLAEESANHPDLADRASSETDRAIELRARDRQRKLISKIDAALQRLDEGTYGYCEETGEPIGLKRLDARPIATLSIEAQERHERREKVYRDE; this is encoded by the coding sequence TTGAGTGAGAAGATCGATCTTAGCAATTTCGTCCTCGACGAGGGCGAAGAATTCATGAACGTAAACCAGCGGGCTTACTTTCGAGCGAAGCTGAACGCCTGGAAAAACGATATCCTGCGCGAAGCGCGCGAAACCCTCGATCATCTGGCGGAAGAAAGCGCCAACCACCCGGACCTCGCGGACCGGGCCTCCTCGGAAACCGACCGTGCCATCGAACTTCGCGCTCGCGACCGCCAGCGCAAGTTGATCTCCAAGATCGATGCGGCGCTCCAGCGCCTCGACGAAGGCACCTACGGCTATTGCGAGGAAACCGGCGAACCGATCGGCCTCAAGCGTCTCGACGCCCGCCCGATCGCCACGCTGTCGATCGAGGCGCAAGAGCGTCATGAGCGTCGGGAAAAGGTGTATCGCGACGAGTGA
- a CDS encoding SixA phosphatase family protein, whose translation MASFGTPAFRLYLLRHAHAGWAQPGQSDFDRTLDDGGFAEAEVIAEEAADQGYRPGLIIASTAMRCRQTAEPFHRAVSEELAIDYVDQLYSGTVETYAELAFAERPETSVMIVGHNPMIEEFFHRLAGKEIAETAAPLGYPTAGLAILDFDRRPTQEDHTGACLHGFMTPRPVR comes from the coding sequence TTGGCATCTTTCGGCACGCCGGCCTTCCGGCTCTATCTGCTTCGCCACGCCCATGCCGGATGGGCGCAGCCCGGCCAGTCGGATTTCGACCGCACGCTCGATGACGGCGGCTTCGCCGAGGCCGAGGTGATCGCGGAGGAAGCCGCCGACCAGGGCTACAGGCCGGGCCTCATCATCGCCTCCACCGCCATGCGCTGCCGCCAGACCGCCGAACCGTTCCACCGCGCGGTCAGCGAGGAGCTTGCCATCGACTATGTCGACCAGCTCTATTCCGGCACGGTCGAGACCTATGCGGAACTCGCCTTCGCCGAGCGGCCGGAAACATCCGTGATGATCGTCGGGCACAATCCGATGATCGAGGAATTCTTCCACCGTCTCGCCGGCAAGGAAATCGCCGAGACGGCCGCGCCCCTCGGCTACCCCACGGCGGGCCTCGCCATCCTCGATTTCGACCGGCGCCCGACGCAGGAAGACCATACCGGCGCCTGCCTTCACGGCTTCATGACGCCGCGCCCGGTACGCTGA